Sequence from the Helianthus annuus cultivar XRQ/B chromosome 13, HanXRQr2.0-SUNRISE, whole genome shotgun sequence genome:
TGAGGAAAGATGGGTCGGAGCTCCGGCAAAGGTGGTCCCTGTTACCCGCTTCGGAAGCAGCAAGCTAGGAACAGTGCAACCACCACATGTGGTGGTCCCTGCAATGGGAGACGTCTAACCCCGGAAGCGTCTATGGACCCCTCGTTTAATGTGTAGCTGCATCGAATGCCTCTCCAATAACTTTAATGTCCAATAATAATTTAAGATTCAAGGGCAGTTTTCCTAGGCGTCTATGACGCATGGGATGCGTCGGACACATCCCATCTCTTTaaattcgttttttttttaatttttaatgtaatctTTTTTTATATAAGTAACTTTTAATTTTTTGTGTATTTTAAATCATATTTCATGGTATAAAATTGAAAATTGCGTTTCAATAGTATATACATCATGTGGTTTTGCATCTTCTTCAACATAAAcaattttatttttcatttatttttaaatCACATCACATTTTTCTAGGATTCGTAAACGCATGGGATGCGCCGGGAACGTCCCATCTCATttatcttgttttttttaatgtaatttttttatataagtaACTTTTATTACAAGtgcaaaaacacataaaaaatcgGTGGTTtcctaaatttaataaaaaagcATGTCTGGACGGCGGGGAAAAGACTTAGCTGGTGAAGAATACTGCTATCAACCTGCTAAAAAATCCTCAAGTTGGATCCTTAATCGATGGAGGAAGCCGGTGAATGCAACAGAAAGCGGAACATCATCCAACCCCCAAAAAATGGGAGAAGAAGACTGTCTACATAATAGACATAGCTTACATCAGCACAACCGCGGTAGATGGGCGATACTAGACGATGAAACAGAAAATTGGTCGAAAGATGTGCTCGAATTCTACAACAGAGGCGACGCACCGTTCTGTTATTCAGCTGTTTTTAATAGATCAGTACAGCTTGACAAAAACTTTTGGGGAACTTTATTGGGATTTCGTTTCAATGGCTATCTCAACGACACAGTAAATTATATGAACAATTTTGCGTAAACTATAATTTGTTAAAATATGTTACTAACACTACAAATTTTACAGCATATCGAAGAGTGGGTTGGAAGACTGATGAATTGGAGAAGTAGAAAGCTTCAAAAAGAACCCTTGTTAAATCTACGTTGGACAATACTACCACCAAAGTTTTATGATTGTTTATTGGAATCGGTTCCGAAAAATGCGGCTACTTACTGTAACGGTAAATTAAGCCCGTTTCCTTCCTTTTTTGACATTGATTATGTTTTTTTCCCGATCCCGCTAGAAAATAAGGAGTGGCTAATGCTACGTCTTGAGCTGGCAACCCAACAGCTGGTAATGTTCCCGGGTCAAGACATCTGTGCAGGCGAAAAATACAGATAGGTTGTCATCCCTAGGCTGACAAAAATATGCGTATACTTAGGAGCAGTATTAGTTAATTTGCACTATTGGAAAAAGACTGGAAAGCCAGAAAAAATCAGTTCATTTGAAATGAATGATGACTATGTCGTGTCAAACTGCTCTTTGACTGGAAACGAAGGTGTGTATCTATGTATGCTGATGGAGCATCTCGTTATAGATAAACCGATAAATCTCACCGGTGACATCAATTAAAAAATGAAGTCATATAGAAGGTTCATGGCAGATAATTTGTATTTCTGGCGTTGTTTACCACGTCATAACGTAGTTTAATATGAAATTTTTAATTTACCTTCATGATCGTTTACTTTGTGTTCTTTATGTAATAATTCctttataatttaataaataataaaaaaataacaaaatcactaaatacaatttaattaatactataaaaataacaaaatcacaaaatataatttaattgctaaattttatataaaatttgTTTTTCATTTCTCTTTTATAACAAATCACCTAAAATATGAATTTCTTTAATAACATATTAacattttaatattaaaaaattagaaaatagaGGCATGTTTTTTTAACATTCAAATTCATATATTTATGTGTATTCATAACAAATTACtgaattatatataaaatataaaatttgtttttaattcACCTAAAATTTGGACTACTTTTTGATAACATATTAACATACATTTTATCATTAACATACATTTTGCCAATAATAACTATTTCTCTAATTTAAAAGCTGGTCACTTTTCTTGGGCTCCCCACAATCCATGTAGTTTGACTGACTACCCCTAACTCGCAAACAGGAAAACTGGAGTTCTGCCATGGCACAATCGTAGGCAAAGCTTGCTTCTTCATCGGTGATACCGTCCCACTCATCATCGGTATTCAGAGGCGGCAGGCTGAATAAATTAGGATTTAAACGGGGTGGTGGCGGTGCACGGTAGCCTGGTGGCATTGCACGGCAGCCTGGTGGCGGTGTACAGTGGGTTGGTGGCGGTGTACAGTGGGGTGGTGGCGGTGCACGGCAGCCTGGTGGCGGTGTACAGTAGGATGGTGGCGGTGCACGGCAGCCTGGTGGCGGTGCACAGTAGGCTGGTGGCGATGAACGGTAGCATGGTGGTGGGTTGCAATCACCCGATGGTTCAAATTCACCACCACCCATCTCTTCTAATTATTTCTATAGTGGTATACTAGTTAccaaatctattatatataataaatgaaagttatttgggccacgtgtcacttaattagggcatcctcagttctcttttcccgcccaacagtaccaCTGCCCTTTTCCTTATATAATCTCTCTTCTCACTTCTCCTCTTTGTTTACAAATGCCCAGGGTTCCTTCTCTCTCTATATTCTGGcgattcaaattcaaatttcacAAACCCTGCAAACCTTAATCTTCTTGCAGACGCCACCATAAAATCTTCTTTTGTTCATCGATTACTTCATCAAAAGGtttgttcttctttttttttagttgaaatactttcatcatttcctcttatttatAATAATCCTAATTTCTACTCGTAATCTAATCATATGGTTCCAGGGTTGCTGTCATCGATTGTCATCAAAGTTGAAATCAACTTAGTTGCGGATAGATTTCTGCCATAAGCTGGTATGTTTGAATATGTTCAGAAATAAGTGTTTTTTCTTAATGGTGATGATATGAGTATAACATCTGTTGATTATTGATGTTTGAGTATGTTCAGCGATTATTCTttctgaaattagggtttcatttcCAGTTCTCGAGGTATTATCTGTTTGTAacagcagtggttcagcatcTACAGTGGATTCAACATCAGGTGTTTGgtattattgtttgatgttgtttgccattattgtttgatgttgtttactattattgtttgatgttgtttgctattgTTGTCAAGTAAGGTAAAAATGGCCATTCTAATTACTGAATATTGCGTATGATATCCTTTTAATTTTAATCGCGCAATAGgtttttggtttgtttctttCGTATTTCCTTATGATTTGTATGCTATTACGGTTTGATTTTATATTGATCATCACATTATTGGTGAGTACTCAGGAATATTGGATggttttattagttttatttttggtattttttgatGCAGTTGAAGGGATCATTTGAGTGAAATCAATGTTGAAGATATCTTAATTAAGGTAATAATTGTATTACATCctgttgaaaaatagaattgataaatttagggaaagtgaagttgaaagatgataacccaacagtggagcaTTTCATTCTACAGGTTCGATAAATTAAGGGTATTCTCATATAATTCTTCCTCGATTGATCCAATGAAGTGGCACTTTGGACATCTGTTGTCTTCAAACTTCAAACTTCTTAGATAATACATGTTTGAAGAACAACAGATTTCCAAAGTGCGGATTCTTTGGAAGCAGCCATGAACCATTATATGAGAATACCTTTAATTTATCGAACATGTAGAATGAGATGCTCCAccgttgggttatcatctttcaacctcactttccctaaatttatcaattctatttttcaacagGATGTAATACAATTATAAAGACTGatggttataacagctgatcatgctaaggactgttataattaaccactgctccttataaagactgatggacttAAATACTGATGAGGCCTATCCACTGATGTAGACAAATCTCTGTTAAAGTTCCAtgtgctaaggactgttataactaaccactgctccttatataatcatcgttccagtatcattgttccaacatcgttgtttcaatgaagcttcccatcacacatcaatctttcaatatcgatgttgcaatataattgttgcaacatcgttaAAGGTTGTATGTGATACCTTCTTTGATAGGTGAGTTGTGGTTTCCCTTGATAATggtatgtgtttttgtttttgatttttactgAAGTTTTGTTATATGAGTTGTGACTAAATatgattgtgaatgatctgctgcagatgatgatgatgatgatgatgatgatgattgttctactgTTGTGAATGAAGTGGCACTTTGGACATCTGTTGTCTTCAAACTTCTtagataatagatgtttgaagaacAACAGATGTCCAAAGTGCGGATTCTTTGGAAGCAGCCATGAACCATTATATGAGAATACCTTTAATTTATCGAACATGTAGAATGAGATGCTCCAccgttgggttatcatctttcaacctcactttccctaaatttatcaattctatttttcaacagGATGTAATACAATTATAAAGACTGATGGTTATAACAACTGATCATGCTAATGACTGTTATaattaaccactgctccttataaagactgatggacttAAATACTGATGAGGCCTATCCACTGATGTAGACAAATCTCTGTTAAAGTTCCAtgtgctaaggactgttataactaaccactACTCCTTATATAATCTttttccagtatcattgttccaacatcgttgtttcaatgaagcttcccatcacacatcaatccttcaatatcgatgttgcaaTATAATTGTGTGCAACATCGTTAAAggttgcatgtgctaccttctttgatggtAGAGTTGTGGTTTCCCTTGATAATGGTAtcattttgtttttgatttttactgAAGTTTTGTTATATGAGttgtgactaaatgatgattgtgaatgatctgctgcagatgatgatgatgatgatgatgtagaagcTGCAGTACTTCCTGCTAAAGTATTTGGTCTTTCCTACCTTCTTTGTATTTAAATAAGCATAAAGTTTGTTTTATCGCAGCTTTTTATGAACAAAGTTAAGTATCAAGTATATGAGGACAGGGCTATTCTTCCacagctgaagaagtgttttcGTATACTGCATGTTGGTTTGTTCACGAGTGATCAGGTTTCTATAAATCCTGCCGGAAATGCATTGAGTACTTCCACGGAGTTCATGGCGATTTTCGAAGATATACtttgatggagtttaaagctaaaagcactaaattttaaGCTAAAAGCAGTAAATTTTTGCTGTTAGGTTCCTAAATTTATTGGTGTTGTTCTTATATTTTAAAttgtatgtaattttgtaaagtacAATAACAAACAGTGGTTTAACATCTGTTTGCATTTTGGTCAATAGATAATGGAAATCCATGTTAGGTTGAACACTGTTTTTAAGTTAAACATCTGTTAAGTGTTAAACAAATGTTTGGCCTTTAAcatctgtttatgggcaaacatctgtttatggccaaacttcTGTTTATGAGCAATCATCTGTTTATGCTCagacctttgtttatgttaacagtgtttatatgtaacagtgtttttcACATTAGAGTTTTATAGTCTGTTTGGTTGATAAATGTTATCACCTCTGTGTTTTTATATGTAACAATTTAGTCACAACAATGTTTATATGTAATAGTGTATATCccaacagtgtttatatgtaacagtatttatcaaaTCCCTACATTGATTTGATCTGTAATATAAACTGAACAGTTGTTTCATTTTTATACTAACAAATAAAATTAAAGTatacttggatgattattaagctcctgattttgattgtttgggtatagtattcttgaattTGGACTTTTTTTGCAAACCGATGTTTATGTGCAAACATTTGTTTATGCTCGAAGATTTGTTTAAGGCCAAAAATCTGTTTATGGCTAAATTTCTGTTTATTGGCAATCATCTGTTTAAGTTCAAACTTTTTTTAAGTCCATGCAACTGATATATAAGGTGAAACATCTGTTTTAGCCCCAACATGTGTTTAAAAGCTTGTTACAACCGCTGTGTTTGTTGAAACAGTTGATTGTTAATTTTTATCCACTTCTGaaatacaacctctgtttctttaatcttcgtgttgaccactgactTACCAAATATCAGAGGTTTAAAAAACTGTTCGGTATCCACTGATAGGAAAAAATAGCCAATGGTCACTTTTTTATTCTTGACATCCATTGATATTGACCATCAACGGTATTCCTAAAAAAcagccactgctcacatttttataattgatgccttgatggtgttaattagtgatatattgaaattatcaaacaaaaactagaattaaaatgaaattaccattttacctaatcgttacattgCAATGAGATAAGAGTTCCCCCATTATTGTTTTCCTGATGAAATTTAATGTtgaattacaaaataaaaaaaatacttgatgactatttgttgcaaatcaaatcaCTAATTAATGGTAATATCTTGAGCTTTGGACTTTTAAAATATGCAAAATATGAATTTCAAACTGACGATTATTATCTCTTagttaaagttaaaataaaaattagaaaagtcatcatcacaattgctttcaaatcagatcactgataatatcagtaattttgaaattttgaaattaaaattaTGCAAGATGGTAATTTAGAATTGACGTTCTcttttttttcctactttgcatatcattactaatatttatttactttaatAAGGAGGGATATAAAGATATACACTACTTACCtttcagttcccaataaacatcatcacaattgctttcaaatcaaatcagtaattactaataatatcagtaattttgaaattcaaaattcaaaccatatatatttttatcctataaataagatataattatctggtTTCACATTCAAATCTCGCTCGCTCATATATGTGAGTGTCTTTTTCTCTCTCAATAGtctttatatgtaacagtatttatcaaatcccttcattgatttgatctttaATATAAACTGAACAGTTGTTTCAtttttatactaataaataaaaataaagtatacTTGTATGATTATTAAactcctcattttgattgtttgggtatagtattcttgaaattggtctttttttgcaaacagatgtttatgggcaaacatttgTTTTAGCTCGAAGTTTTGTTTAAGGTCAAAAATCTATTTATGGCCTAATTTCTATTTATTGCCAATCATCTGTTtaagttcaaagttttgttttgagTCCAGAAAACTGATATATAAggcgaaacatctgtttaagcaaCAACATCTGTTTAAAGCCTGTTACAACCGCTGTTTTGGTTGAAACAGTTGATTGTTAAAACTTATCTACTGATGAATataacctctgtttcttcaatcttcgtgttgaccactgactTACCAAATGTCAGTGTTTAAAAAAACTGTTCGGTATCCACTGATAGGATAAAATAGCCACTGGTCACTTTTTTAGtgttgacatccactgatattgaccatcaacggttttcctacaattaaaatgaaattaccattttacctaattGTTATATTGCAATGTgataagagttcctccaacatTATTTTCGTGATGAAATTTAATGTTAAATTAAGAAACAAAAAATACTTTttgactatttgttgcaaatctAATCAATAATTAATggtaatttcttgagctttggacttTTAAAATATGCAAAATATGAATTTCAAACTGACGGTTATTATCTCTTAGTTAATtgttaaagttaaaataaaatttacaaaagtcatcatgacaattgctttcaaatcagatcactgataatatcagtaattttgaaattttgaaataaaaaatatgtaagatggtaatttaaaattcacgttctctttttttttcctactttgcatatcaGTTCCCAAAAAACATCatcacaattgctttcaaatcaaatctGTAATTACTAattaatatcagtaattttgaaattcaaatttcaaaccatatatatttttatcctataaataagatacaATTATCTGATTTCACATTCAAATCTCGCTCGCTCATATATGTGAGCGTAtctttctctctcaaatgcatctttcttgTGATTTAGCAGCTAATTTTccattacacttctttgttcgaatgtttgttgataatgtttacatgttatcgttcctgtatcattgttccaacatcgttgtttcaATGTAAATTCGCATcccacatcaacctttcaatatcgatgctgcagtatcattgttgcaacatcgtgaaaagttgcatgtgttaCCTTTTTTGATGGCAGAGATGCAACTTTAAAGTTACATGTGCCATTTTTTTGATTTCCGTTAAATCCAAAGTCACCTTTTCTTGCGCCAGGAAGATTTTCTTCTTTTAAAGAAAGTATAGATTCGTCCAATATCGTGAAAACTCAGATGtgcaataaaaatgaaaaagagacGTTTGCATTTTAGGTTAGTTTATTATTCttatttgtgttgtcagtaatatggagtgtggtgatagagacgtgcagtttatggcgatgctgaaggacatacatcaagaggttcagcaatcgatgtaGTGGAAACTAAAGTTTATTAATTCTTGCTGTAttcttagatttgaactttaatattgttcagtatgacatgtaattattggacttttagttttaaggtcctgaataaatttaattttatgaatctttgttgtgttttatttttatttattatttactgTTTCAGTaatatttagattatgttgatgttgatttGTGTCTGAagatctgtttggtaagtcaacagaggatTAATAGTGTCAAGGATTTGTTTAATGGTCAACCTCTCAAAGGGTTATGGtgtggttataacagctgatcatgctaaggactgttataattaACTCCTGCTCCATATAAAGACTGATGGGCTTATTGTCTCATGAGGCCTATGCACTGTTGAAGGCAAAGTCCTGTTAAAGACTAGCACTTATGGTGTAGTTATAACAGCTTCTACAGCGGATTCAACTTTAGTATTTATGTATCAGTCCttcttatgtaacagtgtttattGTAGCAGTGGTTCTCTATACTTTATCTCTCGAGACAAACCTATACAAACTCTAAGATGAACCACTGCCCAACAACAAAAGTGGTTCATCATCAACAGTAGATATTCTATCTTTGTTTTTGTTAACAGTATTTATATGTCCAAACTGTAGATATTATATCTCtgtttatgttaacagtatttaatttcaaacatctgtttatgttcAAAcagatgtttgaggtcaaatatttatttaatttcaaacatttgtttatgtcCAGATTAGATGTTTAACAGtatttaatttaaaacattgttttaatgataaaatttaaagttaaattacaaaataaaaaaaattcttgatgactatttgttgcaaattAAATCAATAATTAATGCTATTAGAAAACtcatcatgacaattgctttcaaatcagatcagcAAACTACTGCCCATAGCCAAGAAAGTATAACTTAGCAGATATTTCCTTTGGCAGACATATACCATAGCAGTGGTTTTGAAATtgccggtaatttcaaattcaaaatgccttGGGATATATACTTTGCAATTAATGCACGTTAAGCAATCACTTCTGTCTTATGCTAAAGGCGTGTTATAGGTAAATGAataggttaattgtaattataataaCGTGTTTAATTTTGTATTTTTCCCATGTAAATGCATTAAAAGCCTAATGAGTGTCGCATGATATTCTTTCGTCTGACGATGTATTTAGTCATAGCCTTCTTTattgggtatataaaatacatttGGCAGAGGTTTTGATCATTACCATTTTCATCTATCTACTAAATCATCTTCAAAAATTTTGttgacgagattttcacaagTCTCTCTGCAGGATGGAAAAATTTGGGTTTCAAGTGATTGTTGACGAGGTTTTCTCAAGGCTCTCTGCAGAAGATATTTGCCGTTTCAAATGTCTTTCCAAGAATTTTTATACGGAATTGTCAAGTCATGCATTTCAGATGATGCATGCTCTCCGAAGTGGAGATTCAGTAGAAAAGAAACTATTATCCTTTAAAGACACGTCAATTGTCATTGACGACGTAGTTGGTGGTAAGTTGGATGTTGTTAGTAGTAAAACCttaagttttcctaacaatgtCCACTCTAGCTTCTTACGTATTCTATCTTCATTTAATGGGTTGTTGTTAGTTTTCAATGAAGGGATTTGCTCTCAGttgattctttggaatccaactaTTAGGCAGTATAAGGTTTTGTGTGATGACTACTTTAATTACAATCATCATCGAAACTCTGATACCGGTGGAATTTATTTTGAtcagttcaatgatctgaaagtgctgaacatcagatgttaccgtaatgtaactgctgctcgtgtttactcacgacgtcgtgagtcatGGACAACAATAAATTCCGGTATCGTAAAAAATTATAGTTCAAGTCGTTATTCATGGTCTACAGGAGTTTATgctgataaaaccatatattttatggtttcaaattattggtatccactaggtgagaggaacatcgtttgttttgatgttgttagtgAGACTTTCAGAATGCTTCACTATGCTTCACTTTCCTGAGAGTATtgtagtcaatccttgccaagggcattttttgaccaTTGCAAAGAGGTTGCATTTGATTGTTATTGGAAAGTCTGCTGAGCTAACTGCTGAtttgctcagatatgaagaagaaggctggaagaagatgtttgttttcaataatcctCGTGTAGTTGATTATGTTGATGCACGCCGAAGTACTAATATAATTGAAGACAACAAGTGGCTGATAACAAGCATCTGGGGGGATATGATTGAAGTTGATCTGACCAATGAACTTCTGAAATACgtccaacatgttgacaactacaatggtccgaaaggagctttacttatcgaaACTACTGTTTCACCAATAGATTAGGAATTAGGATCCTGTATTTTATTGAATGCTATTATCTGTTTtgacaattgtatttttttatataattagttgtgttaaaattattaataatgtttgttattaaaattaagtaaatgaatattgatgtttgagAGTGTAAATTCTTGTAATATTGGCACAggtctgtttaaatgatcaaagctctgttattgagAACAGATGTTTCAAAAgtaaacagtggttgatacatctgttgaatTGGGTCAACTGATGGATGAACTTTGTATGCTGTTTAACACTTGTacttttttataaatatttaggtttgatagtgtaaaagcttgtaatattggcaaaggtatgtttaaatgatcaaagctctgttattgggaacagatgtttgaaaataaaacagtggttgataaatctgttgactttggtcaataGATTGATGTCCACAGATGTTTGGAACTACTGTTCAGAAAACTGTAGTTGAAACCGCTTtttggttaaaatggtggtttaaaaccactgttgggttaaaactgtggttgaaaccgCTGTTTGGTTAAAACGGTGATTTGAAGACAGTTTTTTTAAATAACTTTCCATGTTAGGTTCAACAGTGTTTTGAATA
This genomic interval carries:
- the LOC110902172 gene encoding putative small proline-rich protein 5, with amino-acid sequence MGGGEFEPSGDCNPPPCYRSSPPAYCAPPPGCRAPPPSYCTPPPGCRAPPPPHCTPPPTHCTPPPGCRAMPPGYRAPPPPRLNPNLFSLPPLNTDDEWDGITDEEASFAYDCAMAELQFSCLRVRGSQSNYMDCGEPKKSDQLLN